One region of Eriocheir sinensis breed Jianghai 21 chromosome 36, ASM2467909v1, whole genome shotgun sequence genomic DNA includes:
- the LOC127007927 gene encoding acanthoscurrin-2-like isoform X7, producing the protein MRVLAVLCVLVLMAVAVMAGGGYGSFGGGGGFRGGSSGGGRGFGGGGRGFGGGGFGGKGFGGSGFSSLGGGKGFGGGGSSGGGFGGSGGFGDDGFGGGGFGGKGGYNG; encoded by the exons CGTGTCCTGGCCGTGCTGTGTGTGCTGGTGCTGATGGCCGTCGCCGTGATGGCTGGAGGCGGATACGGTAGctttggcggcggcggaggcttcagGGGCGGGTCCAGCGGCGGCGGCCGAGGCTTCGGAGGCGGCGGCCGAGgcttcggcggcggcggctttgGCGGTAAGGGCTTCGGCGGCAGCGGATTCAGCA GCTTGGGAGGCGGCAAGGGCTTCGGCGGCGGTGGCTCCAGCGGCGGTGGATTCGGTGGC TCCGGTGGATTCGGTGATGACGGATTCGGTGGTGGTGGATTCGGTGGCAAGGGCGGGTACAACG GCTGA
- the LOC127007931 gene encoding keratin, type I cytoskeletal 10-like isoform X1, which yields MRVLAVLCVLVLMAVAVLAGGGYGGFGGGGRGFGGGGRGFGGGGFGGKGFGGGGFSSFGGGKGFGGGSFGGGSFGGGGFGGGGFGGKGGYYG from the exons ATG CGTGTCCTGGCCGTGCTGTGTGTGCTGGTGCTGATGGCCGTCGCCGTGCTGGCTGGTGGCGGATACGGTGGCTTTGGCGGCGGCGGCCGAGGCTTCGGAGGCGGCGGCCGAGgcttcggcggcggcggctttgGCGGTAAGGGCTTCGGCGGAGGCGGATTCAGCA GCTTCGGCGGCGGCAAGGGCTTCGGCGGCGGTAGCTTCGGCGGCGGTAGCTTCGGCGGCGGTGGATTCGGCGGTGGCGGATTCGGCGGGAAGGGCGGCTACTACG GCTGA
- the LOC127007927 gene encoding keratin, type II cytoskeletal 2 epidermal-like isoform X1, with the protein MGKTGRGGRGGSGRRYREDGSPRSRRQRLSEGGGGAGRAGGWRSLKGGTEARGSIKRAIRWLGNQCAPSAAAVTSVLTKVTTMRVLAVLCVLVLMAVAVMAGGGYGGFGSGGGFRGGSGGGGRGFGGGGRGFGGGGFGGKGFGGGGGFSSLGGGKGFGGGGSSGGGFGGSGGFGGSGGFGGSGGFGDDGFGGGGFGGKGGYNG; encoded by the exons ATGGGGAAAACTGGAcgaggggggcgaggagggagtGGACGGCGATACCGGGAAGACGGCAGTCCTAGGTCACGAAGACAGCGGCTGAGTGAGggtgggggcggggcggggagggctggagggtggaggagCCTGAAGGGCGGGACAGAGGCTCGAGGGAGTATAAAGCGAGCGATACGCTGGCTTGGAAATCAGTGTgctccttctgctgctgctgttacttcgGTGCTGACAAAAGTGACGACAATG CGTGTCCTGGCCGTGCTGTGTGTGCTGGTGCTGATGGCCGTCGCCGTGATGGCTGGTGGCGGATACGGTGGCTTTGGCAGCGGCGGAGGCTTCAGGGGCGGGTCCGGCGGCGGCGGCCGAGGCTTCGGAGGCGGCGGCCGAGgcttcggcggcggcggctttgGCGGTAAGGGCttcggaggcggaggcggattcAGCA GCTTGGGAGGCGGCAAGGGCTTCGGCGGCGGTGGCTCCAGCGGCGGTGGATTCGGTGGCTCCGGTGGATTCGGTGGCTCCGGTGGATTCGGTGGGTCCGGTGGATTCGGTGATGACGGATTCGGTGGTGGTGGATTCGGTGGCAAGGGCGGGTACAACG GCTGA
- the LOC127007927 gene encoding keratin, type II cytoskeletal 2 epidermal-like isoform X2, with product MGKTGRGGRGGSGRRYREDGSPRSRRQRLSEGGGGAGRAGGWRSLKGGTEARGSIKRAIRWLGNQCAPSAAAVTSVLTKVTTMRVLAVLCVLVLMAVAVMAGGGYGGFGSGGGFRGGSGGGGRGFGGGGRGFGGGGFGGLGGGKGFGGGGSSGGGFGGSGGFGGSGGFGGSGGFGDDGFGGGGFGGKGGYNG from the exons ATGGGGAAAACTGGAcgaggggggcgaggagggagtGGACGGCGATACCGGGAAGACGGCAGTCCTAGGTCACGAAGACAGCGGCTGAGTGAGggtgggggcggggcggggagggctggagggtggaggagCCTGAAGGGCGGGACAGAGGCTCGAGGGAGTATAAAGCGAGCGATACGCTGGCTTGGAAATCAGTGTgctccttctgctgctgctgttacttcgGTGCTGACAAAAGTGACGACAATG CGTGTCCTGGCCGTGCTGTGTGTGCTGGTGCTGATGGCCGTCGCCGTGATGGCTGGTGGCGGATACGGTGGCTTTGGCAGCGGCGGAGGCTTCAGGGGCGGGTCCGGCGGCGGCGGCCGAGGCTTCGGAGGCGGCGGCCGAGgcttcggcggcggcggctttgGCG GCTTGGGAGGCGGCAAGGGCTTCGGCGGCGGTGGCTCCAGCGGCGGTGGATTCGGTGGCTCCGGTGGATTCGGTGGCTCCGGTGGATTCGGTGGGTCCGGTGGATTCGGTGATGACGGATTCGGTGGTGGTGGATTCGGTGGCAAGGGCGGGTACAACG GCTGA
- the LOC127007928 gene encoding uncharacterized protein LOC127007928, giving the protein MRVLAVLCVLVLMAAAVMAAGGQGGYGGGLGYGSYGPGGGYGGYGPGGGYGSGGRGLGYGGYGKGGGNGGGGSGLGVGGVSDMDGTGGFNDGTFVSGARGPIGGGGGFGGGSFGTGSGGFGGGKSGVKDDN; this is encoded by the exons ATG CGTGTCCTGGCCGTGCTGTGTGTGCTGGTGCTGATGGCCGCCGCCGTGATGGCTGCTGGCGGACAGGGTGGCTATGGCGGAGGCTTAGGCTACGGTAGCTATGGCCCAGGCGGAGGCTACGGTGGCTATGGCCCAGGCGGAGGCTACGGTAGCGGAGGCAGAGGCTTAGGCTACGGTGGCTATGGCAAAGGCGGAGGCAACGGTGGCGGAGGCAGTGGCCTCGGTGTCGGAGGCGTGAGTGACATGGACGGAACCGGAGGCTTCAATGACGGAACCTTCGTTAGCGGCGCCCGAGGCCCcattggcggcggcggaggcttcggTGGCGGAAGCTTCGGTACCGGCAGCGGAGGCTTCGGTGGCGGCAAATCCGGCGTCAAGGACGACAACTAA
- the LOC127007927 gene encoding keratin, type II cytoskeletal 2 epidermal-like isoform X3, producing MGKTGRGGRGGSGRRYREDGSPRSRRQRLSEGGGGAGRAGGWRSLKGGTEARGSIKRAIRWLGNQCAPSAAAVTSVLTKVTTMRVLAVLCVLVLMAVAVMAGGGYGGFGSGGGFRGGSGGGGRGFGGGGRGFGGGGFGGKGFGGGGGFSSLGGGKGFGGGGSSGGGFGGSGGFGDDGFGGGGFGGKGGYNG from the exons ATGGGGAAAACTGGAcgaggggggcgaggagggagtGGACGGCGATACCGGGAAGACGGCAGTCCTAGGTCACGAAGACAGCGGCTGAGTGAGggtgggggcggggcggggagggctggagggtggaggagCCTGAAGGGCGGGACAGAGGCTCGAGGGAGTATAAAGCGAGCGATACGCTGGCTTGGAAATCAGTGTgctccttctgctgctgctgttacttcgGTGCTGACAAAAGTGACGACAATG CGTGTCCTGGCCGTGCTGTGTGTGCTGGTGCTGATGGCCGTCGCCGTGATGGCTGGTGGCGGATACGGTGGCTTTGGCAGCGGCGGAGGCTTCAGGGGCGGGTCCGGCGGCGGCGGCCGAGGCTTCGGAGGCGGCGGCCGAGgcttcggcggcggcggctttgGCGGTAAGGGCttcggaggcggaggcggattcAGCA GCTTGGGAGGCGGCAAGGGCTTCGGCGGCGGTGGCTCCAGCGGCGGTGGATTCGGTGGC TCCGGTGGATTCGGTGATGACGGATTCGGTGGTGGTGGATTCGGTGGCAAGGGCGGGTACAACG GCTGA
- the LOC127007927 gene encoding acanthoscurrin-2-like isoform X8, with protein sequence MRVLAVLCVLVLMAVAVMAGGGYGSFGGGGGFRGGSSGGGRGFGGGGRGFGGGGFGGLGGGKGFGGGGSSGGGFGGSGGFGDDGFGGGGFGGKGGYNG encoded by the exons CGTGTCCTGGCCGTGCTGTGTGTGCTGGTGCTGATGGCCGTCGCCGTGATGGCTGGAGGCGGATACGGTAGctttggcggcggcggaggcttcagGGGCGGGTCCAGCGGCGGCGGCCGAGGCTTCGGAGGCGGCGGCCGAGgcttcggcggcggcggctttgGCG GCTTGGGAGGCGGCAAGGGCTTCGGCGGCGGTGGCTCCAGCGGCGGTGGATTCGGTGGC TCCGGTGGATTCGGTGATGACGGATTCGGTGGTGGTGGATTCGGTGGCAAGGGCGGGTACAACG GCTGA
- the LOC127007927 gene encoding uncharacterized protein LOC127007927 isoform X6 has translation MRVLAVLCVLVLMAVAVMAGGGYGSFGGGGGFRGGSSGGGRGFGGGGRGFGGGGFGGLGGGKGFGGGGSSGGGFGGSGGFGGSGGFGGSGGFGDDGFGGGGFGGKGGYNG, from the exons CGTGTCCTGGCCGTGCTGTGTGTGCTGGTGCTGATGGCCGTCGCCGTGATGGCTGGAGGCGGATACGGTAGctttggcggcggcggaggcttcagGGGCGGGTCCAGCGGCGGCGGCCGAGGCTTCGGAGGCGGCGGCCGAGgcttcggcggcggcggctttgGCG GCTTGGGAGGCGGCAAGGGCTTCGGCGGCGGTGGCTCCAGCGGCGGTGGATTCGGTGGCTCCGGTGGATTCGGTGGCTCCGGTGGATTCGGTGGGTCCGGTGGATTCGGTGATGACGGATTCGGTGGTGGTGGATTCGGTGGCAAGGGCGGGTACAACG GCTGA
- the LOC127008026 gene encoding uncharacterized protein LOC127008026, translated as MARNILHALGILLYVATVSFAGDEKKSSSYTSFVTTGLGHGGIGLGHGGGYGGFGGGYGGGNLGYGVTDFGGDGGGYGGYGGYGGYGGGGHGGGYQVYKAVGYGKGGYGGGYDGYGGYGGYGGGNGIGHGGYGGFGTGYGGFGTGYGGYGGYGKGYVQYEKGYGGGGYGGYGGGGYGGGGYGGYGGGGYGGGGYGGGGYGGGGYGGLGGHGGYGGYGHYGYGKGAKGYTHSYYVKKGYGGGYGGKAYGYGTGYGYGKK; from the exons ATGGCGagg AATATCCTACACGCCCTGGGGATCCTACTGTACGTAGCGACCGTGTCCTTCGCTGGCGACGAAAAGAAATCCAGCTCCTACACATCCTTCGTCACCACGGGCTTAGGACACGGGGGCATAGGCTTAGGacatggtggtggttatggtggttttggtggtggttatggtggtggaaaTCTTGGGTATGGGGTAACTGActttggtggagatggtggtgggtaTGGTGGCTATGGTGGCtatggtggctatggtggtggtggtcatggtggtgggtaTCAAGTGTATAAAGCTGTTGGATATGGGAAAGGTGGATATGGTGGTGGGTATGATGGGTATGGTGGGTATGGTgggtatggtggtggtaatggtattgGCCACGGTGGTTATGGTGGATTTGGGACAGGCTATGGTGGATTTGGGACAGGCTATGGTGGCTATGGTGGCTATGGGAAAGGCTACGTCCAGTATGAAAAGGGATATGGTGGCGGCGGCTATGGTGGCTATGGTGGGGGCGGCTATGGTGGCGGCGGCTATGGTGGCTATGGTGGCGGCGGATATGGTGGCGGCGGCTATGGTGGGGGCGGATATGGTGGCGGCGGCTATGGTGGACTTGGAGGACATGGTGGATATGGTGGATATGGACACTATGGTTATG GAAAAGGAGCAAAAGGGTACACCCACTCATACTATGTGAAGAAAG GCTACGGCGGTGGCTATGGGGGCAAGGCATATGGCTACGGCACTGGATatg GATAcggtaaaaaatag
- the LOC127007931 gene encoding keratin, type II cytoskeletal 2 epidermal-like isoform X2, with protein MRVLAVLCVLVLMAVAVLAGGGYGGFGGGGRGFGGGGRGFGGGGFGGFGGGKGFGGGSFGGGSFGGGGFGGGGFGGKGGYYG; from the exons ATG CGTGTCCTGGCCGTGCTGTGTGTGCTGGTGCTGATGGCCGTCGCCGTGCTGGCTGGTGGCGGATACGGTGGCTTTGGCGGCGGCGGCCGAGGCTTCGGAGGCGGCGGCCGAGgcttcggcggcggcggctttgGCG GCTTCGGCGGCGGCAAGGGCTTCGGCGGCGGTAGCTTCGGCGGCGGTAGCTTCGGCGGCGGTGGATTCGGCGGTGGCGGATTCGGCGGGAAGGGCGGCTACTACG GCTGA
- the LOC127007927 gene encoding keratin, type II cytoskeletal 2 epidermal-like isoform X4, with amino-acid sequence MGKTGRGGRGGSGRRYREDGSPRSRRQRLSEGGGGAGRAGGWRSLKGGTEARGSIKRAIRWLGNQCAPSAAAVTSVLTKVTTMRVLAVLCVLVLMAVAVMAGGGYGGFGSGGGFRGGSGGGGRGFGGGGRGFGGGGFGGLGGGKGFGGGGSSGGGFGGSGGFGDDGFGGGGFGGKGGYNG; translated from the exons ATGGGGAAAACTGGAcgaggggggcgaggagggagtGGACGGCGATACCGGGAAGACGGCAGTCCTAGGTCACGAAGACAGCGGCTGAGTGAGggtgggggcggggcggggagggctggagggtggaggagCCTGAAGGGCGGGACAGAGGCTCGAGGGAGTATAAAGCGAGCGATACGCTGGCTTGGAAATCAGTGTgctccttctgctgctgctgttacttcgGTGCTGACAAAAGTGACGACAATG CGTGTCCTGGCCGTGCTGTGTGTGCTGGTGCTGATGGCCGTCGCCGTGATGGCTGGTGGCGGATACGGTGGCTTTGGCAGCGGCGGAGGCTTCAGGGGCGGGTCCGGCGGCGGCGGCCGAGGCTTCGGAGGCGGCGGCCGAGgcttcggcggcggcggctttgGCG GCTTGGGAGGCGGCAAGGGCTTCGGCGGCGGTGGCTCCAGCGGCGGTGGATTCGGTGGC TCCGGTGGATTCGGTGATGACGGATTCGGTGGTGGTGGATTCGGTGGCAAGGGCGGGTACAACG GCTGA
- the LOC127007927 gene encoding uncharacterized protein LOC127007927 isoform X5 → MRVLAVLCVLVLMAVAVMAGGGYGGFGSGGGFRGGSGGGGRGFGGGGRGFGGGGFGGKGFGGGGGFSSLGGGKGFGGGGSSGGGFGGSGGFGGSGGFGGSGGFGDDGFGGGGFGGKGGYNG, encoded by the exons CGTGTCCTGGCCGTGCTGTGTGTGCTGGTGCTGATGGCCGTCGCCGTGATGGCTGGTGGCGGATACGGTGGCTTTGGCAGCGGCGGAGGCTTCAGGGGCGGGTCCGGCGGCGGCGGCCGAGGCTTCGGAGGCGGCGGCCGAGgcttcggcggcggcggctttgGCGGTAAGGGCttcggaggcggaggcggattcAGCA GCTTGGGAGGCGGCAAGGGCTTCGGCGGCGGTGGCTCCAGCGGCGGTGGATTCGGTGGCTCCGGTGGATTCGGTGGCTCCGGTGGATTCGGTGGGTCCGGTGGATTCGGTGATGACGGATTCGGTGGTGGTGGATTCGGTGGCAAGGGCGGGTACAACG GCTGA